The following coding sequences are from one Dehalococcoidia bacterium window:
- a CDS encoding PIN domain-containing protein: MRFLDADIFIRALTGDDPPKAAACERLFRELAAGRAEATTSEAVLAEIVFVLASPRHYGFERAKIARALAPYVSLRGLRVPERPVVARALALYEATRLDFEDCLTVAKFESGMVDAIVSHDRGFDRIAGVVRVEPA, from the coding sequence GTGAGGTTCCTGGACGCGGACATCTTTATCCGAGCGCTTACCGGCGATGACCCGCCGAAAGCAGCTGCCTGCGAACGCCTCTTCCGCGAGCTAGCGGCCGGGCGAGCCGAAGCCACGACTTCAGAAGCCGTGCTCGCGGAAATCGTGTTCGTGCTGGCTTCGCCTCGGCATTACGGGTTTGAGAGGGCGAAGATCGCCCGCGCCCTTGCCCCCTATGTCTCGCTGCGCGGCTTGCGCGTGCCCGAGCGCCCAGTCGTGGCCCGAGCCCTGGCGCTGTACGAGGCGACAAGGCTCGACTTTGAAGACTGCCTCACTGTGGCGAAGTTCGAGTCCGGCATGGTCGACGCCATAGTCAGCCACGACAGGGGGTTCGACCGGATAGCCGGTGTAGTCCGGGTGGAGCCAGCCTGA
- a CDS encoding acyl-CoA dehydrogenase family protein: MRLKDSPEEAAWRAEVRDFIKNEMPPELRAGGGGFGGGGGAEGGPPEAAGESAQPGARRPEARAGGAGFRLATGPMATWRRKLAERGWIAPAWPKEYGGADLSIMQQFILSEEFAEARAPRPGGMGISMAGPTIIVHGSEEQKAEYLPKILDGTTQWCQGFSEPGAGSDLASLQTRAVKDGDEFVINGTKIWTTGAQFANMMFMMARTDPDAPKHRGITYFLVDMKTPGITVQPLVQMTGAQGFNQVFFDNVRVPAKNVVGEVNRGWYVGTTTLDYERSGIGSAVGTRQNVERMIRWAKENVAAGFSMLDRNPLVRLELADRLIEAHVAKMLSYRVVHMQNVGMIPNHEASMAKLFSSELGQRISRTGMKMIGLYGMSWDRQSAYSPNRGQYSIGYVSSVAGTIAGGTSEIQRNVIAQRGLGLPRD, from the coding sequence TTGAGGCTCAAGGACTCACCTGAAGAGGCCGCCTGGCGCGCAGAGGTCAGGGACTTCATCAAGAACGAAATGCCGCCCGAGCTTCGGGCCGGCGGTGGTGGCTTCGGCGGCGGCGGCGGCGCCGAGGGCGGCCCGCCGGAAGCTGCGGGCGAGAGCGCCCAGCCTGGAGCCCGCCGGCCAGAAGCCCGCGCCGGCGGCGCTGGCTTCCGCCTGGCCACCGGCCCCATGGCCACCTGGCGCCGGAAGCTCGCTGAGAGGGGCTGGATCGCGCCCGCGTGGCCGAAGGAGTACGGCGGCGCTGACCTGTCGATCATGCAGCAGTTCATCCTCAGCGAGGAGTTCGCCGAAGCCCGCGCGCCCCGTCCCGGCGGCATGGGCATCTCCATGGCTGGCCCGACGATCATCGTGCACGGCTCCGAGGAGCAGAAGGCCGAGTACCTGCCGAAGATCCTCGACGGCACCACCCAGTGGTGTCAGGGCTTCTCCGAGCCCGGCGCCGGCTCCGACCTCGCTTCCCTCCAGACCCGGGCAGTCAAGGACGGGGACGAGTTCGTGATCAACGGCACCAAGATCTGGACCACCGGCGCCCAGTTCGCCAACATGATGTTCATGATGGCGCGCACCGACCCGGACGCGCCCAAGCACCGTGGCATCACTTACTTCCTCGTAGACATGAAGACCCCCGGGATCACCGTACAGCCGCTCGTGCAGATGACCGGCGCCCAGGGCTTCAACCAGGTCTTTTTCGACAACGTCCGCGTCCCCGCCAAGAACGTCGTCGGCGAGGTCAACCGCGGCTGGTACGTGGGTACCACGACGCTTGACTATGAGCGGTCCGGCATCGGCTCCGCTGTCGGCACCAGGCAGAACGTCGAGCGCATGATCCGCTGGGCGAAGGAGAACGTCGCCGCCGGCTTCTCGATGCTCGACCGCAACCCCCTCGTCCGCCTCGAGCTCGCCGACCGGCTCATCGAGGCGCACGTCGCAAAGATGCTTTCGTATCGGGTCGTGCACATGCAGAACGTCGGCATGATCCCCAACCACGAGGCATCGATGGCAAAGCTCTTCTCCTCGGAGCTGGGCCAGCGCATCTCGCGCACGGGGATGAAGATGATCGGCCTCTACGGCATGTCCTGGGACCGCCAGTCGGCTTACTCGCCGAACCGCGGCCAGTACTCGATCGGTTACGTCTCCAGCGTCGCCGGCACCATCGCTGGCGGCACCAGCGAGATCCAGCGCAACGTCATCGCCCAGCGCGGCCTCGGACTCCCGCGCGACTAG
- a CDS encoding AbrB/MazE/SpoVT family DNA-binding domain-containing protein produces the protein MKRVYVSITQRGQVTLPAEVRRRWRLKPRDQVIFEISDDQVQVKRPEMTLEETFGSLRPRRPIKDIDKAIREAKEEKVERDRKKLIRQ, from the coding sequence ATGAAGCGGGTGTATGTCAGCATTACGCAGCGGGGGCAGGTGACTTTGCCAGCGGAGGTCAGGCGGCGTTGGCGGTTGAAGCCGCGTGACCAGGTGATCTTTGAGATCAGTGACGACCAGGTTCAGGTCAAGCGCCCGGAGATGACTCTGGAGGAGACTTTCGGTTCCCTGAGGCCCAGGAGACCAATCAAGGACATCGATAAGGCGATTCGAGAAGCCAAAGAAGAGAAGGTCGAGCGAGACCGGAAGAAGCTAATTCGGCAGTGA